One genomic segment of Lysobacter sp. 5GHs7-4 includes these proteins:
- the acnD gene encoding Fe/S-dependent 2-methylisocitrate dehydratase AcnD, protein MNTEYRKPLPGTALDYYDARAAVEAIAPGAYDRLPYTSRVHAENLVRRAEPAMLAAYLTQLVERRSDLDFPWFPARVVCHDILGQTALVDLAGLRDAIAERGGDPSQINPVVPTQLIVDHSLAVEHGGFEKDAFAKNRAVEDRRNEDRFHFINWTKRAFRNVDVIPPGNGIMHQINLERMSPVVHARDGVAFPDTLVGTDSHTPHVDALGVIAIGVGGLEAESVMLGRASWMRLPEIVGVHLTGKPQPGITATDIVLALTEFLRQSKVVGAYLEFYGEGASALTLGDRATISNMAPEYGATAAMFYIDDKTIDYLRLTGREDAQVKLVETYARQTGLWADALVDARYERVLTFDLSSVVRNMAGPSNPHKRLPTSELAARGIAGEWQDVPGQMPDGAVIIAAITSCTNTSNPRNVIAAGLLARNANARGLVRRPWVKSSLAPGSKAVQLYLQDSGLLPELEKLGFGIVAFACTTCNGMSGALDPAIQQEVIERDLYATAVLSGNRNFDGRIHPYAKQAFLASPPLVVAYAIAGTVRFDIEKDALGFDADGQPITLKDIWPSDEEIDAIVAQSVKPEQFRQVYEPMFRFDGAGGGSIDPLYAWRPQSTYIRRPPYWEGALAGERTLTGMRPLAVLGDNITTDHLSPSNAIMLDSAAGEYLAKMGVPEEDFNSYATHRGDHLTAQRATFANPKLLNEMVRDEAGKVRQGSLARIEPEGQVTRMWEAIETYMERRQPLIIVAGADYGQGSSRDWAAKGVRLAGVEAIAAEGFERIHRTNLIGMGVLPLEFQAGTDRNTLGLDGTETYDVVGARTPRATLTLVIHRRNGECVEVPVTCRLDTAEEVSIYEAGGVLQRFANDFLESAQAA, encoded by the coding sequence ATGAACACTGAATACCGCAAGCCGCTACCGGGCACCGCACTCGACTACTACGACGCGCGTGCCGCGGTCGAGGCCATCGCGCCCGGCGCCTACGACCGTCTGCCCTACACCTCGCGCGTGCATGCGGAGAACCTGGTGCGGCGCGCCGAGCCGGCGATGCTGGCGGCGTACCTGACCCAGCTGGTGGAGCGCCGCAGCGACCTGGACTTCCCCTGGTTCCCGGCGCGCGTGGTCTGCCACGACATCCTGGGCCAGACCGCGCTGGTCGACCTGGCCGGCCTGCGCGACGCCATCGCCGAGCGCGGCGGCGACCCGTCGCAGATCAATCCGGTGGTGCCGACCCAGCTGATCGTGGACCACTCGCTGGCGGTGGAGCACGGCGGTTTCGAGAAGGACGCGTTCGCCAAGAACCGCGCCGTCGAGGACCGCCGCAACGAGGACCGCTTCCACTTCATCAACTGGACCAAGCGCGCGTTCCGCAACGTCGATGTGATCCCGCCGGGCAACGGCATCATGCATCAGATCAATCTGGAGCGGATGTCGCCGGTGGTGCACGCGCGCGACGGCGTGGCGTTTCCCGACACCCTGGTCGGCACCGACAGCCACACCCCGCACGTGGACGCGCTGGGCGTGATCGCGATCGGCGTCGGCGGCCTGGAAGCCGAAAGCGTGATGCTGGGCCGCGCCTCGTGGATGCGCCTGCCGGAAATCGTCGGCGTGCACCTCACCGGCAAGCCGCAGCCGGGCATCACCGCCACCGACATCGTGCTGGCGCTGACCGAGTTCCTGCGTCAGTCCAAGGTGGTCGGCGCGTATCTGGAGTTCTACGGCGAGGGCGCGTCGGCGCTGACTCTGGGCGATCGCGCCACGATCTCCAACATGGCGCCCGAGTACGGCGCCACCGCGGCGATGTTCTACATCGACGACAAGACCATCGACTACCTGCGTCTGACCGGCCGCGAGGATGCCCAGGTCAAACTGGTGGAAACCTACGCGCGGCAGACCGGCCTGTGGGCCGATGCGCTGGTCGATGCGCGGTACGAGCGCGTGCTCACGTTCGATCTGTCGTCGGTGGTGCGCAACATGGCCGGCCCGTCCAACCCGCACAAGCGCCTGCCGACCTCCGAACTGGCCGCGCGCGGCATCGCCGGCGAATGGCAGGACGTGCCCGGGCAGATGCCCGACGGCGCGGTGATCATCGCCGCCATCACCAGCTGCACCAACACCAGCAACCCGCGCAACGTGATCGCCGCCGGCCTGCTGGCGCGCAACGCCAACGCGCGCGGCCTGGTGCGCCGGCCGTGGGTGAAGAGTTCGCTGGCGCCCGGTTCCAAGGCGGTGCAGCTGTACCTGCAGGATTCCGGCCTGCTGCCGGAGCTGGAAAAACTGGGCTTCGGCATCGTCGCCTTCGCCTGCACCACCTGCAACGGCATGAGCGGCGCGCTGGACCCGGCGATCCAGCAGGAAGTGATCGAGCGCGACCTGTACGCGACCGCGGTGCTGTCGGGCAACCGCAACTTCGACGGCCGCATCCATCCCTACGCCAAGCAGGCGTTCCTGGCTTCGCCGCCGCTGGTGGTGGCCTACGCCATCGCCGGCACGGTGCGCTTCGACATCGAGAAGGACGCGCTGGGCTTCGATGCCGACGGCCAGCCGATCACGCTCAAGGACATCTGGCCCAGCGACGAGGAGATCGACGCGATCGTCGCCCAGAGCGTGAAGCCCGAGCAGTTCCGCCAGGTCTACGAGCCGATGTTCCGCTTCGACGGCGCCGGCGGCGGCAGTATCGATCCGCTGTACGCGTGGCGCCCGCAGAGCACCTACATCCGCCGTCCGCCGTACTGGGAAGGCGCGCTGGCCGGCGAGCGCACGCTGACCGGCATGCGTCCGCTGGCGGTGCTGGGCGACAACATCACCACCGACCATCTCTCGCCGTCCAACGCGATCATGCTGGACAGCGCGGCCGGCGAGTACCTGGCCAAGATGGGCGTGCCGGAAGAGGACTTCAATTCCTACGCCACCCACCGCGGCGATCACCTCACCGCGCAGCGCGCGACCTTCGCCAATCCCAAGCTGCTCAACGAAATGGTCCGCGACGAGGCCGGTAAGGTGCGCCAGGGTTCGCTGGCGCGGATCGAGCCGGAGGGCCAGGTCACGCGCATGTGGGAGGCGATCGAAACCTACATGGAGCGTCGCCAGCCGCTGATCATCGTGGCCGGCGCCGACTACGGCCAGGGTTCCTCGCGCGACTGGGCGGCCAAGGGCGTGCGCCTGGCGGGCGTGGAGGCGATCGCGGCCGAGGGCTTCGAGCGCATCCACCGCACCAACCTGATCGGCATGGGCGTGCTGCCGCTGGAATTCCAGGCCGGCACCGACCGCAACACCCTGGGCCTGGACGGCACCGAAACCTACGACGTGGTCGGCGCACGCACGCCGCGCGCGACGCTGACGCTGGTGATCCACCGTCGCAACGGCGAGTGCGTCGAGGTGCCGGTGACCTGCCGCCTGGATACTGCCGAGGAAGTGTCGATCTACGAGGCCGGTGGCGTGCTGCAGCGGTTCGCCAACGACTTCTTGGAATCGGCGCAGGCGGCGTGA
- a CDS encoding RHS repeat-associated core domain-containing protein codes for MRFPGQRHDAATRLNYNYFRDYDAGSGWYVQSDPIGLSGGISTYSYVDGSPLGSVDPSGLAGFGVTAGASAEICN; via the coding sequence ATGCGGTTCCCGGGGCAGCGGCATGACGCGGCGACGAGGCTGAATTACAACTACTTCCGGGATTACGATGCGGGGAGTGGGTGGTATGTGCAGTCGGATCCGATTGGGCTAAGTGGCGGCATCAGCACCTATTCTTACGTTGACGGAAGTCCATTGGGTTCGGTTGATCCAAGTGGCCTTGCGGGCTTCGGGGTAACGGCTGGCGCCTCCGCCGAAATATGCAATTGA
- a CDS encoding RHS repeat-associated core domain-containing protein produces MGHDEMNRQRANAIRLRAPTILLWSLFWFSGAATAQEIGSVWASEWAFNGPHYTERAVQQDMESLHSASLPHGPFSFEITKQTVLDDRTIYQYEFERVPPVVGEWSHKSLLDPPQPNATLQTVMNQIKQRLDGQSTGQGCPASTVVTVSPNWQVDSSWDNGQSINESTSYTATYSVGSPGNCSSTSENSSILRNRSIQCPNVTVHAWSNAKQACAGVPGSEMTYFSAPARACPSEEGCQPSSGAKNEATLDFDLGWVSFQRSYHSGGSAAGGGFGGGWTHSHNIRLAIGTHPASGNATLHYGLIEGSGAHIAFKPAGAVYEAADGSGDRLVANGTQWTLYRGDRVLAFDSEGRLLSQRYDDGTALSYGYDTLKRLATITHSNGRALDFAYASGKGAAPVASISSGGTVLASYGYTSLGQVQTATYAGGAQLVYHYGMNNAPMLLTGVTAEDGRRHSTYTYDAKGRVEYSELQGAGAGLLLEYTPTGTAKATNALGRLNTYALTSTPASGAPRKVASVANSAGTLSYTYYPESTDFRRRLDTVTDRNGTVTKHTYLDTTDTASGLLVRVQTTVEAQGTAQARTTEQRYERDANRLIMARVGSRETRIARNSRQQPTSVTERDAVTNATRITTYAYCEAADVAVSNSTCPLLGLPKSVNGPRTDVSDVTTYTYYSGNAAGCASSPSTCTYRKGDLWKTSNALGQVTEVLAYDAQGRALSVKDANGVVTDYEYHPRGWLTATKVRGTNNAVETDDLITRVDYFPTGLVQKITQPDGNWTGYEYDAAQRLTVVTDRSGWNIRYTLDAAGNRTVEDYKKSDGVMYATRSRVYNALGQLQTDKDGLNNATGYVYDADGRADTVTDALGRVTDPQYDPLGRLARTIEDVGAGRINADTHYLHNDLDLVTQVIDPKGLNTVYAYNGFGDLTQLTSPDTGITSYTYDSAGNRASQTDARSITATYSYDALGRITQQSYPTAALGSTYTYDTTATGCPAGETFAQGRLSQTSGTGGTTRYCYDRFGRMVRKTVQTTGPALVSLYAYTPAGALKSVTYPDGTLVDYVRSTHGQITQVGVTRPGQAREILVTAVGYFPYSPPAGWVYGNGRPMTRNINRNYDTYRLQGDAQDGISLFLHRDAVGNVIRQSTGDQATVFARYQYDALNRLLQTQDGPSAVPIETYGYDATGNRTSLLHAGVTTNYTYPAGNHRLAAVGTVARTYDAAGNTTAIGGVAKELVYNDLNRLSQVKANGVAQMNYAYNGQGQQVRRYNGSVIRHAMYLEDGRWLGEYDNAGVALQQVVWLDDLPVGLLNGAGTSQKLLYIEPDHLGSPRIVIDPSRNKAIWKWQLKGEAFGNSPPEQDPDQDGVAFVFDMRFPGQRYDSASGLNYNYFRDYDAGSGRYVQSDPIGLAGGIGTYIYVDGSPNSWVDPLGLQGVLVRPSVGRLGRLGRGVGYMSDATRVPWSQQPQVRVPVRGSKPKNDVPSWARGSVPRNGEKPSQFARRVCEEAGQSTKEGPGTPFNQIKKYAETHFRPDGKPPSLIGEILFGEGVEYYIIDDPT; encoded by the coding sequence ATGGGTCACGATGAAATGAACCGCCAGCGCGCCAACGCCATACGGCTGCGCGCACCGACGATCCTCTTGTGGTCGCTGTTCTGGTTTAGCGGCGCCGCCACCGCGCAGGAAATCGGCTCGGTCTGGGCCAGCGAGTGGGCCTTCAACGGTCCGCACTACACCGAACGCGCCGTGCAGCAGGATATGGAAAGCCTCCATTCGGCTTCGTTGCCTCATGGCCCCTTCAGTTTCGAAATCACCAAGCAGACCGTGCTGGACGATCGCACGATCTATCAATACGAGTTCGAGCGCGTGCCACCCGTGGTAGGGGAGTGGAGCCACAAAAGCCTGCTCGACCCTCCGCAGCCGAATGCGACCCTGCAGACGGTGATGAATCAGATCAAGCAGCGCCTGGACGGGCAAAGCACGGGGCAAGGGTGCCCGGCCTCGACGGTGGTGACCGTCTCGCCCAATTGGCAGGTGGATAGCAGCTGGGACAACGGCCAAAGCATCAACGAATCGACCAGCTACACGGCCACTTACTCGGTCGGCTCGCCCGGCAACTGCAGCAGCACCAGCGAAAACAGCTCGATCCTCCGCAATCGCTCGATCCAGTGCCCCAACGTCACGGTGCACGCCTGGAGCAACGCCAAGCAAGCCTGTGCGGGCGTGCCGGGATCGGAGATGACCTACTTCAGCGCGCCGGCGCGCGCTTGTCCTTCGGAGGAAGGTTGCCAGCCCAGCAGTGGCGCCAAGAACGAAGCCACGCTCGATTTCGACCTGGGCTGGGTCTCCTTTCAGCGCAGCTATCATTCGGGTGGCTCCGCTGCCGGCGGCGGCTTCGGCGGCGGCTGGACGCATTCGCATAACATCCGTCTGGCCATCGGCACACATCCGGCTAGCGGCAACGCGACGCTGCACTACGGCCTGATCGAGGGCAGCGGTGCCCACATCGCCTTCAAGCCCGCGGGCGCGGTCTACGAGGCCGCAGATGGCAGCGGCGATCGCCTGGTCGCCAACGGTACGCAATGGACGCTCTATCGCGGCGATCGCGTACTGGCCTTCGACAGCGAGGGCAGGTTGCTGTCGCAGCGCTACGACGACGGCACTGCCTTGAGCTACGGCTACGACACGCTCAAGCGGCTGGCGACGATCACGCATAGCAACGGGCGAGCCCTCGATTTCGCCTACGCCTCCGGCAAGGGCGCGGCCCCCGTGGCTTCGATCAGCTCCGGCGGCACGGTGCTGGCCAGCTACGGTTACACCTCGCTGGGACAGGTGCAAACGGCGACTTACGCCGGCGGCGCGCAGTTGGTTTACCACTACGGCATGAACAACGCGCCGATGCTGCTGACCGGCGTGACCGCTGAGGACGGTCGCCGCCACAGCACCTACACCTACGACGCCAAGGGCCGCGTGGAATACAGCGAGCTGCAAGGCGCCGGCGCGGGCTTGCTGCTGGAATACACGCCCACCGGCACGGCCAAGGCCACCAATGCGCTAGGCCGGCTGAATACCTATGCGCTCACGTCCACGCCGGCCAGCGGCGCCCCGCGCAAGGTCGCGTCGGTGGCTAACAGCGCCGGCACGCTCAGCTACACCTACTACCCCGAGAGCACGGACTTCCGTCGCCGCCTCGACACCGTCACCGACCGCAACGGCACGGTCACCAAACACACTTACCTGGACACCACCGATACCGCCAGCGGCTTGCTGGTGCGCGTGCAGACCACGGTCGAGGCGCAGGGCACGGCGCAGGCACGCACGACCGAGCAGCGCTACGAGCGCGATGCCAACCGTCTGATCATGGCCCGGGTCGGCAGCCGCGAAACCCGCATCGCCCGTAACAGCCGTCAGCAGCCCACCAGCGTGACCGAGCGCGATGCCGTCACCAACGCCACCCGCATCACGACCTACGCTTACTGCGAAGCCGCCGACGTGGCCGTCAGCAACAGCACCTGCCCGTTGCTGGGCCTGCCTAAATCGGTGAATGGCCCGCGCACGGATGTCAGCGACGTCACCACCTACACCTACTACTCCGGCAACGCCGCCGGCTGCGCCAGTTCGCCCAGCACGTGTACCTATCGTAAAGGCGACTTGTGGAAGACCAGCAATGCCTTGGGGCAGGTGACCGAGGTGCTGGCTTACGACGCCCAAGGCCGCGCGCTGTCGGTGAAGGACGCCAACGGCGTGGTCACCGACTATGAGTACCACCCGCGCGGCTGGCTGACCGCCACCAAGGTGCGTGGAACCAACAACGCGGTCGAAACCGACGATCTGATCACCCGCGTCGACTACTTCCCCACCGGCCTCGTCCAGAAGATCACGCAGCCCGACGGCAACTGGACGGGTTATGAGTACGACGCGGCGCAGCGGCTAACCGTGGTCACGGACCGCTCGGGTTGGAACATCCGCTACACCCTGGACGCGGCCGGCAACCGCACCGTAGAGGATTACAAGAAGAGCGACGGCGTGATGTACGCCACGCGCTCGCGGGTTTACAACGCCTTGGGCCAGTTGCAAACCGACAAGGACGGCCTGAACAACGCCACCGGCTATGTCTACGATGCAGACGGGCGTGCGGACACCGTGACCGATGCGCTCGGCCGCGTGACCGACCCGCAGTACGACCCGCTGGGCCGCCTGGCCAGGACGATCGAGGATGTCGGCGCGGGCCGCATCAATGCCGACACCCACTACCTGCACAACGACCTGGATCTGGTCACCCAGGTTATCGACCCGAAGGGCCTGAACACCGTCTACGCCTACAACGGCTTTGGCGACCTGACGCAGCTGACCAGTCCGGATACCGGCATCACCAGCTATACCTATGACAGCGCCGGCAACCGCGCCAGTCAGACCGACGCCCGCAGCATCACCGCGACCTACAGCTACGATGCCTTGGGGCGGATCACCCAGCAGAGCTATCCCACCGCGGCCCTGGGCAGCACTTATACCTACGACACCACCGCAACCGGTTGTCCGGCCGGCGAGACCTTCGCCCAGGGCCGGCTAAGCCAGACCAGCGGCACCGGAGGCACCACCCGTTATTGCTACGACCGCTTCGGCCGCATGGTGCGCAAGACGGTGCAGACCACCGGCCCCGCGCTGGTCTCGCTGTACGCCTACACCCCGGCCGGTGCCTTGAAGTCCGTCACTTACCCCGACGGCACCCTGGTCGACTACGTGCGTAGCACCCACGGCCAGATCACCCAGGTGGGCGTGACCCGCCCAGGCCAGGCCCGCGAAATCCTGGTCACCGCGGTCGGCTACTTCCCCTACAGCCCGCCGGCCGGCTGGGTCTACGGCAACGGCCGGCCGATGACCCGCAACATTAATCGCAACTACGACACCTACCGCTTGCAAGGCGATGCGCAGGATGGAATTTCCCTGTTCCTGCACCGCGATGCGGTCGGCAATGTAATCCGTCAGAGCACAGGCGACCAAGCCACCGTGTTCGCCCGCTACCAATACGACGCCCTGAACCGACTGTTGCAGACCCAGGACGGCCCCAGCGCGGTGCCGATCGAAACCTACGGCTACGATGCCACCGGCAACCGCACCAGCCTGCTGCACGCGGGCGTGACCACGAACTACACCTATCCGGCGGGCAACCATCGCCTGGCCGCGGTCGGCACGGTGGCTCGCACCTATGACGCCGCGGGCAACACCACCGCCATCGGCGGCGTCGCCAAAGAGCTCGTCTACAACGACTTGAACCGCCTAAGCCAGGTCAAGGCCAATGGCGTGGCGCAGATGAACTACGCCTACAACGGCCAGGGCCAGCAGGTGCGCCGCTACAACGGCAGCGTCATCCGCCATGCGATGTATTTGGAGGACGGGCGCTGGCTGGGCGAGTACGACAACGCCGGTGTCGCGCTACAGCAGGTGGTCTGGCTGGACGACCTGCCGGTGGGTCTGCTCAACGGCGCGGGCACGTCGCAGAAACTGCTGTACATCGAGCCCGATCATTTGGGCAGCCCGCGCATCGTCATCGATCCGTCGCGCAACAAGGCGATCTGGAAGTGGCAGCTCAAGGGTGAAGCGTTCGGCAATAGCCCGCCGGAGCAAGACCCGGACCAGGACGGCGTCGCCTTCGTGTTCGATATGCGGTTCCCCGGGCAGCGCTACGACAGCGCCAGCGGGCTGAACTACAACTACTTCCGGGATTACGATGCGGGGAGTGGGCGGTATGTGCAGAGTGATCCGATTGGATTGGCTGGTGGTATAGGCACTTATATTTATGTTGACGGAAGCCCGAATTCTTGGGTCGACCCGTTGGGGCTTCAGGGTGTTCTCGTTCGCCCTTCGGTTGGGAGGCTCGGAAGGCTTGGTCGCGGTGTGGGGTATATGTCTGATGCGACCAGAGTACCGTGGTCTCAACAGCCACAAGTTCGCGTTCCCGTTCGTGGATCTAAACCAAAGAACGACGTTCCGTCTTGGGCAAGAGGCAGTGTTCCAAGAAATGGCGAAAAGCCATCGCAATTTGCGCGACGGGTCTGCGAAGAGGCCGGGCAGAGTACGAAGGAAGGGCCAGGAACTCCATTCAACCAGATAAAGAAGTACGCAGAAACGCATTTCCGGCCGGATGGGAAGCCGCCTAGCTTGATTGGTGAAATATTATTTGGAGAGGGGGTGGAGTATTACATCATTGACGACCCAACCTAG
- the gcvA gene encoding transcriptional regulator GcvA: protein MNRMLPGTRALRTFAAAARHLNFTRAAEELGLTPAAVSHQIKELEDQLDLVLFARGGRHLQLTPAGMVMFEAAQAALQSLQQALARARGMARGASQLRLSLSARFATNWLLPRLPSFQAAHPQLTLSFDISDELRDFDSDDIDLAIRFGTGRVADACADRLFDTVIVPVCSPRLLTASATSLQPRDLSAHTLYYVDWKTDGMVWPNWRMWMAAAGVEDFDDSRCVGFPDSSHVVQAVIDGDGIGLADLEMIGSDLAQGRLVRLFDIGVPAAADYAYHLVYPLRSRDDPRIVAFRDWLLKQAALVSRLPFHRFPKNPSR, encoded by the coding sequence ATGAACCGCATGCTGCCGGGCACGCGCGCATTGCGAACCTTCGCCGCGGCCGCCCGACATCTGAACTTCACCCGCGCCGCCGAGGAACTGGGGCTCACGCCGGCCGCGGTCAGCCACCAGATCAAGGAGCTGGAGGACCAGCTGGATCTGGTGCTGTTCGCGCGCGGCGGCCGCCATCTGCAGCTGACCCCGGCTGGCATGGTGATGTTCGAGGCCGCACAGGCCGCCCTGCAATCGCTGCAGCAGGCGCTGGCGCGCGCACGCGGCATGGCGCGCGGCGCCAGCCAACTGCGCCTGTCGCTGAGCGCGCGCTTCGCCACCAACTGGCTGCTGCCGCGGCTGCCCTCGTTCCAGGCCGCGCATCCGCAGCTGACGTTGAGCTTCGACATCAGCGACGAGCTGCGCGATTTCGACAGCGACGACATCGACCTGGCAATCCGCTTCGGCACCGGCCGCGTCGCCGACGCCTGCGCCGACCGCCTGTTCGATACCGTCATCGTGCCCGTGTGCAGCCCGCGGCTGCTGACCGCCAGCGCGACGTCGCTGCAGCCGCGCGACCTGTCGGCGCACACGCTCTACTACGTCGACTGGAAGACCGACGGCATGGTCTGGCCGAACTGGCGTATGTGGATGGCCGCGGCCGGTGTCGAGGATTTCGACGACAGCCGCTGCGTCGGCTTCCCGGATTCCAGCCACGTCGTCCAGGCGGTGATCGACGGCGACGGCATTGGCCTAGCCGACCTGGAGATGATAGGCAGCGACCTCGCCCAAGGCCGCCTGGTACGGCTGTTCGACATCGGCGTGCCGGCGGCAGCGGATTACGCCTACCACCTGGTCTATCCGCTGCGCAGCCGCGACGATCCGCGCATCGTCGCGTTTCGCGACTGGTTGTTGAAGCAAGCGGCCTTAGTCTCCCGCTTGCCCTTCCATCGTTTTCCAAAGAACCCGTCGCGATGA
- the prpF gene encoding 2-methylaconitate cis-trans isomerase PrpF — translation MAHLPQIRIPATYMRGGTSKGVFFRLQDLPPSAQTPGAARDALLMRVIGSPDPYGKHTDGMGGATSSTSKCVIIAKSEVPDHDVDYLYGQVAIAQAFVDWSGNCGNLSSAVGPFAIAAGLIDPARVPHDGVATVRIWQANIGKTIIARVPVSNGQVQETGDFELDGVTFPAAEIELEFLDPADEGEGGGAMFPTGNIVDELDVPGVGRLRATMINAGVPTIFLDAADLGYTGAELQDAINGDPAALAKFETIRAHGAVRMGLIADVEAAAQRQHTPKVAFVAPPRDYTASGGKPIAAGDIDLLARALSMGKLHHAMMGTAAVAIATAASVPGTLVNRAAGGGNDRSAVRFGHPSGTLRVGVEARQIDGEWTVTKAAMSRSARVLMEGWVRVPADAF, via the coding sequence ATGGCCCATCTCCCGCAAATCCGCATCCCCGCCACCTACATGCGCGGCGGCACCAGCAAGGGCGTGTTCTTCCGCCTGCAGGATCTGCCGCCGTCGGCGCAGACGCCCGGCGCGGCGCGCGACGCCCTGCTGATGCGGGTGATCGGTTCGCCCGATCCCTACGGCAAGCACACCGACGGCATGGGCGGCGCCACCTCCAGCACCAGCAAGTGCGTGATCATCGCCAAGTCCGAGGTGCCCGATCACGACGTCGACTATCTGTACGGCCAGGTCGCGATCGCCCAGGCCTTCGTCGACTGGAGCGGCAACTGCGGCAATCTCAGCTCCGCGGTCGGTCCCTTCGCGATCGCCGCGGGCCTGATCGACCCCGCGCGCGTGCCGCACGACGGCGTTGCGACCGTGCGCATCTGGCAGGCCAACATCGGCAAGACCATCATCGCCCGCGTGCCGGTCAGCAACGGTCAGGTGCAGGAAACCGGCGACTTCGAACTCGACGGCGTGACCTTCCCCGCGGCCGAGATCGAGCTGGAGTTCCTCGACCCGGCCGACGAAGGCGAGGGCGGCGGCGCGATGTTCCCCACCGGCAACATCGTCGACGAGCTGGACGTGCCCGGCGTGGGCCGCCTGCGCGCGACCATGATCAACGCCGGCGTGCCGACGATCTTCCTCGACGCCGCCGACCTGGGCTACACCGGCGCCGAGCTGCAGGATGCGATCAACGGCGACCCGGCCGCACTGGCGAAGTTCGAGACCATCCGCGCCCACGGCGCGGTGCGCATGGGCCTGATCGCCGACGTCGAGGCCGCCGCGCAGCGCCAGCACACGCCCAAGGTCGCGTTCGTCGCGCCGCCGCGCGACTACACCGCCTCCGGCGGCAAGCCTATCGCCGCCGGCGACATCGACCTGCTCGCGCGTGCGCTGTCGATGGGCAAGCTGCACCACGCGATGATGGGCACCGCCGCGGTCGCGATCGCCACCGCCGCGTCGGTGCCGGGCACCCTGGTCAATCGGGCCGCGGGCGGCGGCAACGACCGCTCGGCGGTGCGCTTCGGCCACCCCTCCGGCACCCTGCGCGTGGGCGTGGAAGCGCGTCAGATCGACGGCGAATGGACCGTGACCAAGGCGGCGATGAGCCGCAGCGCGCGCGTGCTGATGGAAGGCTGGGTGCGGGTGCCGGCCGACGCGTTCTAA
- a CDS encoding RHS repeat-associated core domain-containing protein, translating to MRFPGQRYDAATGLNYNYFRDYDSGSGRYVQSDPAGLQGGLVHFCMRTAIP from the coding sequence ATGCGGTTCCCGGGGCAGCGGTATGACGCGGCGACGGGGCTGAATTACAACTACTTCCGGGATTACGATTCGGGGAGTGGGCGGTATGTGCAGAGTGATCCTGCAGGGCTGCAGGGGGGATTGGTTCATTTTTGTATGCGGACGGCGATCCCTTAA